A genome region from Arachis duranensis cultivar V14167 chromosome 8, aradu.V14167.gnm2.J7QH, whole genome shotgun sequence includes the following:
- the LOC107461094 gene encoding transcription factor bHLH93, with amino-acid sequence MEIFYDDHHDFLEELMALRRETFMETNYNNTTTFHSSFPPNSSSSSYQQEDLILPHQIYDDNNFFNQIYDSLLFDEQSPPPLMMDHYSSSSYYSNNTSSNLDSYYPPLSFMEEEELQNLEIETATRCKVEPVVTVTCCDSESPAAIFNADSVMGNKEIRKNNRSTKKVVGQPSKNLMAERRRRKRLNDRLSMLRAIVPKISKMDRTSILGDTIDYMKELLEKINNLQQEAVKVEDSNMAGGIFKDVIKPNEILIRNSPKFEVERDVDNTRVEICCAGKPGMLLSTVNTLEALGLDIQQCVISCFNDFTMHVSCSEEPEQRAMLSSEDIKQALFRSAGYGGRCL; translated from the exons ATGGAGATCTTCTATGACGATCACCATGATTTCTTAGAGGAACTCATGGCTCTAAGAAGAGAAACATTCATGGAAACCAATTACAACAACACCACcacttttcattcttcttttcccccaaactcttcttcttcttcttaccaACAAGAAGATCTTATTCTTCCTCATCAAATTTATGACGACAACAACTTCTTCAACCAAATATATGATTCCTTGTTGTTTGACGAACAATCTCCGCCGCCATTGATGATGGatcattattcttcttcctcGTACTACAGTAATAACACCAGCAGCAACCTTGATTCTTATTATCCTCCATTGTCGTTCATGGAAGAAGAGGAGCTTCAGAATTTGGAGATTGAAACGGCAACAAGGTGTAAAGTGGAGCCAGTAGTAACTGTAACTTGCTGTGATTCTGAGTCTCCTGCTGCGATTTTCAACGCAGATTCTGTCATGGGAAATAAGGAAATTAGAAAGAACAACAGGTCAACAAAGAAGGTTGTGGGTCAACCCTCCAAGAATCTTATGGcggaaaggagaagaagaaagagactTAATGATAGACTCTCAATGCTAAGAGCCATTGTCCCCAAGATTAGTAAG ATGGATAGAACATCAATACTTGGAGACACCATTGATTACATGAAAGAGCTTCTAGAGAAGATCAACAATTTGCAACAAGAAGCTGTAAAAGTTGAAGATTCAAACATGGCAGGTGGCATTTTCAAAGATGTAATTAAACCAAATGAAATCTTGATTAGAAATTCACCCAag TTTGAGGTTGAGAGGGATGTGGATAATACAAGGGTTGAGATTTGCTGTGCGGGGAAGCCAGGAATGTTGCTTTCAACAGTTAACACCTTGGAAGCATTAGGCCTTGACATTCAACAATGTGTTATAAGCTGTTTCAATGATTTCACAATGCACGTTTCTTGCTCAGAG GAACCAGAGCAAAGGGCAATGCTGAGTTCTGAAGATATAAAGCAAGCGTTATTTAGAAGTGCTGGATACGGAGGAAGATGCTTGTGA